In one Andrena cerasifolii isolate SP2316 chromosome 2, iyAndCera1_principal, whole genome shotgun sequence genomic region, the following are encoded:
- the LOC143366313 gene encoding uncharacterized protein LOC143366313 isoform X3 — MDVSFTNVLEGARQYFQGLPVPSTGGATASADRNLATSTSTASSTSHDHGTASSVAPPSPAPPAPPPLPLQAQPTPTSSNEQEASRYQSDVRPSSLDNNASSSSNFWSPSVEPYPPQPTRVEVPDTRPGDESSSMEASSSSSTTITLTEMQPSSGRSSSASNFSQKQQSTSSSSLTNDHQQPQPTKTAAESSSQHLHQMQPPQPPPSPGPVYQQLNPVTRTSFSTAEILASSHQPTYQTANERQPQPNPAVVAQRTQYYPRYHHPDITKSAPVPFSQNTIYQSASVAATSSGSVQPATRPTPVEQTNVNNVSAQGHAQEQRVPSSYNNSNPPPPTSAPSIYGSAASQNYRGLQHQPQSRLSSSNSTLDRPSHVERSSHSSRVSSSPSCSSVNPCSPRHSGSLSHIPSSSSSSTSSSSSSSSQNLPAHIPSSHLPSAGTAPAHHQQQQSSQMQHPHQQHQQHQQQQLSSRINASPHSIGANTYSGRMVVHGPSSSSASQMPPPPALSGYHPVASPHDAPHHATPSPHRQSPHVSSLHNPHVSSHPAPSPHTSFQPHSPTYPPPPPATSTPHSYNLPITSQHYQPTTGYAGSHPYALPSQSSYHSFQKSSQPPQTQGNYYSQPSRSQSQPYVQQMPPMPQSICSGTGNSNSATGYQQSKPVTYNGVDSKRNSMEAAYGSYRSPLTSVQRTANTHNLPPIAALSSYHSNRREPMGKAQPMHRQRTYSASATNKVSVVTPPVSSMAAPQRVPEYPVTPSSVNHAMPVNGRTTTVTNSSYSRYSSQHGYPTYATTIAPSHQGSNSSSSTTVTSIGVTARSSVPPAAIHAYQSDASRTGSSYHHPPVRANDDYGYKEYPYQNSSAPTVQSTVASTLVTPPPQTNGVRKRESPLDLSVKTVKTSADSTAQDDIEMIATEKHVSSSTVISSRSNGSRTMLPPPVQPPPQPASYSAFDNRLSSNSRGLPATAGVRTSTPQTVCAPKVDFLPDFNTTPLRHHHGQQPHENTLQRRSSTHQLYAPPPQSLPSQHHPSNTAPLPHMSSFKKTSLPTTQVYDAVNASAPPPPPPSSSYLSANDTSASRSSRYPPQMVDPGRIGSTGLPLQDYPSESKYYMDSRNKFGPPPPQRDRTPSKRPGETIYGAGVPHKQPRLDTWIQQRLSTAKALYEQQKRQEMNLPVPLPNGTLVAPNSYEQRSDSGYSSSESSRYQQAYCDKRSYAEPKITHSSPSYNHPVIAKPTNVHSLPQQVSTGHTAYSSYRQSQKSAATPGGISAGPPTEPPSNTGADKRVLSLLRNSLENKQQREEQMNSQQPILANHSQQSFQNKVVAPVEPKTNIGRHNLSPFTAASLLERNSNTPPHYKFHVPRAVDSITQEAPRSLYGSRVNSSATLPGKEALLGPRGAENQIHRDKDDGLAAILAAKIRTKAELKQVGTGQFGPKPTIVPSQDASSTPKELDSAASTSTPQSGSSAGSPPKLTREKVACLPPRRRLFSRTEEENLSVAATVPVPAPAPAIASTVPARASGFRSSSETSVFDFRESDSEGEMPVLERQTLEEMRRDRKQLSKVQPPVPLNDAMCMGMTSSSDLVKIELKENDKITEVDTFWSSACDKFMEQLRTGDVMKKRGRKKKTSCTTTPKLDDTGNDSSKESDANTSQIKPEDIKKELQDVESPLDSKVESPEASKEDDSLLTKDIKVEVKEEPEASKEEEEKNSCDGSDEEVPLIRRAKKKVKKEDSDCEEESICRKRRVRRGSRIKLVSSSGSESSSEESDASTEFGNGSSVADRLRARKRSTNNNGEPEGMKLRSRDATPMKSKADKESKCSTAKTTATSQKGKPKPLFGDGSDFRPGWEEEVYVYKKSLRMPPRLITVSKPSRFHRLSTSLPDLDPGSPALSVSMDSSDVCLSRKKLVDSDVESNYSFSITGLGAGSKIDDEEATSSTTISCPPKAIKYTKSESSSIVDVLAQKVGTSKKEQKRKQKEKSGDKVGSKLPQKGSNEPELLPTPSLTPLLEPSKLPKGKSPMKDSKSLKPIKVTDSFLLGYFRKETVNNFRDTFKNNHALPNEFSTLVLKSRTRTETRVLKKQATIREVFGEDRPASAPPMQNHDDTSQDDDSQNETPENTLGKVRTLKQKVVSRLKSAGILRRHKAILTSKRHLLIAKRQEDLLKSLAEKKMQRLKTEADDEAAQEETNDVQGAENNEFDDETIESEVPSKKKLKLRTSRRKFRSGFDYIRKKKKPLKKDESLPKEKKRQVLARPSPECVADIQSEIRTWVIKKGVGETMLHRAARLGYTDVTAYCLEKLNSAPSPKDNAGYTPLHEACSKGHLEIAKLLLAYGANASESANGGIRPLHEAAENGATELVRLLLSYGADPLLATYSGQTPLMLAADTDAYSILEQHLDDIQGRTSTQWSFGGPSSVFDPEETGYNPLDNPPMDSPEPELDEIEMEVSDVSLPVLFSLTNDPDKWVLLQDLMAALRIKSRDALLRQVNPKAHAGPPAIAHRDVMRELKLQDFLEQSRCCHLLSGGERINVRGSKVTLIKYNDKVRSLLNVEKVVISLR; from the exons ATGGATGTGAGCTTCACGAACGTATTAGAGGGGGCTCGCCAGTACTTCCAGGGACTGCCCGTGCCGAGTACAGGTGGTGCGACCGCGTCAGCGGATCGCAATCTCGCGACATCAACGAGTACCGCCTCGTCCACGTCGCACGACCATGGCACCGCCTCGTCTGTCGCTCCTCCGTCACCAGCACCGCCAGCACCACCGCCATTACCGTTACAGGCGCAACCGACTCCGACCAGCAGCAACGAACAGGAAGCGAGTCGATATCAAAGCGACGTCCGGCCGTCGTCGCTTGACAACAACGCGTCCAGCTCCAGTAACTTCTGGAGCCCGTCCGTCGAACCTTATCCACCTCAGCCGACCAGGGTCGAAGTGCCCGATACGAGGCCAGGCGATGAGAGCTCCTCCATGGAGGCGAGTTCGTCGTCCTCCACCACCATCACCTTAACCGAGATGCAGCCGTCGAGTGGGCGATCCTCGTCAGCGTCCAATTTCTCCCAGAAACAGCAGTCcacctcgtcgtcgtcgctgACCAACGATCACCAACAGCCTCAGCCAACGAAGACAGCGGCTGAGTCAAGCTCGCAGCACTTGCATCAGATGCAACCGCCTCAGCCGCCGCCCTCCCCTGGTCCTGTCTACCAGCAGCTGAATCCCGTCACCAGGACGTCTTTCTCCACCGCGGAAATACTCGCTTCGTCGCACCAGCCAACCTATCAGACTGCCAACGAGCGGCAGCCACAACCGAACCCGGCGGTGGTGGCACAGAGGACCCAGTACTACCCCCGTTACCATCATCCGGACATCACGAAGAGCGCCCCGGTTCCGTTCAGTCAGAATACCATTTACCAGTCCGCCAGCGTCGCTGCGACGTCCTCTGGAAGCGTACAGCCAGCGACAAGACCGACACCAGTCGAGCAGACGAACGTTAATAACGTTTCCGCTCAAGGGCACGCTCAGGAGCAGAGGGTACCGAGCTCGTACAACAACAGTAATCCACCTCCGCCGACGAGTGCACCCTCGATTTACGGATCGGCCGCGTCTCAGAACTACCGCGGGCTGCAACACCAGCCGCAGAGTCGATTAAGCTCGTCGAACAGTACGTTGGACAGGCCGTCGCACGTGGAACGATCGTCGCACTCTTCGCGAGTCTCCTCGTCTCCGTCCTGTTCGTCGGTGAACCCGTGCAGCCCTCGTCACAGCGGTAGCTTGAGTCACAttccttcctcgtcgtcgtcgtcgacgtcgtcatcgtcgtcgtcgtcgtctcagAATCTTCCGGCGCACATTCCTTCGTCGCATCTGCCGTCAGCTGGGACCGCTCCCGCTCATCATCAGCAGCAACAGTCGTCTCAGATGCAGCATCCGCATCAGCAGCATCAGCAGCATCAACAGCAACAGCTTTCTAGTCGAATAAACGCATCTCCGCATTCAATCGGCGCGAACACTTACAGCGGTCGAATGGTGGTCCACGGGCCGTCCTCTTCGTCCGCGAGTCAGATGCCACCGCCCCCCGCATTGAGCGGTTATCATCCTGTTGCGTCACCTCACGACGCTCCTCATCACGCCACACCATCGCCGCACAGACAATCTCCTCACGTTTCCAGCCTGCACAATCCTCACGTGTCGTCTCATCCCGCTCCCTCCCCTCACACCAGCTTCCAGCCCCATTCGCCCACCTATCCGCCGCCACCTCCGGCCACCTCCACACCCCATTCGTACAACCTTCCGATTACGTCGCAACACTACCAGCCGACCACCGGTTACGCGGGCAGCCACCCATACGCGCTGCCGTCGCAGTCTTCGTATCATTCCTTTCAGAAGAGCTCCCAGCCGCCGCAAACTCAAGGAAACTACTATTCCCAGCCCAGTAGATCTCAGAGCCAGCCGTACGTGCAACAAATGCCGCCTATGCCGCAGTCTATCTGCTCCGGGACCGgaaacagcaacagcgccacTGGCTACCAGCAAAGCAAACCGGTGACGTACAACGGCGTAGATTCCAAGAGGAACTCGATGGAGGCGGCGTATGGCTCCTATCGATCTCCGCTGACATCCGTTCAGAGGACTGCCAACACGCACAATCTTCCCCCCATCGCGGCCCTGTCGTCCTACCATTCCAACAGGAGAGAGCCGATGGGCAAGGCGCAGCCGATGCACAGACAGCGAACGTATTCCGCGAGCGCGACGAACAAGGTCTCCGTGGTGACGCCGCCCGTTTCCTCAATGGCCGCGCCTCAGAGGGTCCCGGAGTATCCGGTCACGCCGTCCAGCGTGAATCACGCGATGCCGGTGAACGGAAGAACGACCACCGTCACCAACTCCTCGTACAGCAGGTACTCGAGCCAGCACGGCTATCCGACGTATGCGACCACGATAGCGCCCAGCCATCAGGGTAGCAATTCCTCCAGCAGCACCACGGTCACCTCCATCGGCGTCACCGCTAGATCTTCCGTTCCGCCCGCCGCGATACACGCCTATCAATCGGACGCGAGTCGCACCGGCTCTTCGTACCACCACCCGCCCGTCAGGGCTAACGACGACTATGGATACAAAGAGTACCCTTACCAGAATTCGTCCGCGCCGACCGTTCAATCCACGGTCGCGTCCACCTTGGTCACACCTCCGCCGCAGACGAACGGTGTTCGAAAGCGAGAATCGCCGTTGGACTTGTCCGTGAAAACGGTGAAGACGTCGGCCGATTCTACTGCTCAAGACGACATCGAGATGATAGCGACGGAGAAGCACGTCAGCAGTTCCACAGTCATCTCCTCGAGAAGCAACGGCTCGAGAACGATGCTGCCGCCCCCGGTGCAGCCCCCTCCGCAGCCAGCCTCGTACTCCGCGTTCGACAATCGACTGTCCAGCAACAGCAGGGGCCTCCCAGCGACGGCTGGCGTTCGAACGTCCACTCCTCAGACGGTGTGCGCGCCCAAGGTGGATTTTCTACCGGATTTCAACACGACGCCACTACGCCATCATCACGGCCAGCAGCCACACGAAAATACTCTTCAGCGGAGAAGTTCGACGCATCAACTGTACGCTCCGCCTCCTCAGTCTCTTCCCTCGCAGCATCATCCTAGCAATACCGCTCCACTGCCTCACATGTCTTCATTCAAGAAGACTTCACTGCCCACCACGCAGGTGTACGACGCTGTGAACGCGTCCGCgccacctccacctcctccgTCGTCCTCCTACCTGTCCGCCAACGACACCTCTGCGTCCAGATCCTCGAGGTACCCGCCGCAAATGGTGGATCCAGGAAGGATAGGGTCCACCGGCTTGCCCCTGCAAGACTACCCGTCTGAGTCCAAATACTACATGGACAGCAGGAACAAATTCGGTCCGCCACCCCCGCAGAGGGATCGAACGCCCTCTAAGAGGCCTGGAGAGACGATCTATGGGGCGGGAGTGCCCCACAAGCAGCCCAGGCTCGACACGTGGATCCAGCAGAGATTATCCACCGCGAAGGCGCTGTACGAGCAACAGAAGAGGCAAGAGATGaatcttcctgttcccctgcCGAACGGTACCCTGGTCGCGCCTAATTCCTACGAACAGAGATCGGATAGTGGCTACTCTTCGTCCGAGTCGTCGAGGTACCAGCAAGCCTACTGTGATAAGCGGAGCTACGCGGAGCCTAAGATCACCCATAGTTCACCGTCGTACAATCATCCTGTTATCGCCAAGCCCACGAACGTGCACTCTTTACCGCAACAAGTCAGCACTGGCCACACGGCGTACTCGAGTTATCGACAAAGCCAGAAGAGCGCGGCAACTCCCGGTGGGATCTCCGCGGGCCCACCGACGGAACCGCCGAGTAACACTGGTGCTGATAAGCGAGTCCTCAGCTTGTTGAGGAATAGCCTGGAGAACAAGCAGCAGAGGGAGGAGCAGATGAACAGCCAGCAGCCTATTCTGGCCAATCACAGTCAACAGAGTTTTCAGAATAAG GTTGTCGCGCCAGTCGAGCCCAAAACGAACATCGGGAGGCACAACCTGTCACCATTCACGGCGGCGAGCTTGCTGGAACGTAACAGCAACACGCCGCCCCATTACAAGTTCCATGTGCCCAGAGCGGTAGACTCGATCACTCAGGAGGCCCCCCGTAGCTTGTACGGCTCGAGAGTGAATTCATCCGCCACGCTACCTGGCAAGGAAGCACTCCTTGGTCCTCGGGGAGCCGAGAATCAGATCCACCGTGACAAAGATGACGGTCTCGCGGCCATATTGGCCGCGAAGATCAGAACCAAGGCGGAACTTAAACAG GTGGGAACTGGTCAGTTCGGACCGAAGCCGACAATCGTGCCCTCGCAAGACGCGTCGTCAACGCCAAAAG AATTAGACAGCGCTGCCTCAACGTCCACGCCGCAGTCGGGTTCCTCAGCGGGCAGCCCACCGAAGCTGACGCGCGAGAAGGTGGCCTGTTTGCCACCTAGACGGCGACTGTTCTCAAGGACAGAGGAGGAGAACTTGTCAGTGGCCGCGACCGTGCCCGTGCCAGCTCCTGCGCCCGCGATCGCGTCCACGGTACCAGCAAGAGCCAGCGGCTTTCGAAGCTCCTCGGAGACGTCGGTGTTCGACTTCAGAGAAAGTGATTCCGAGGGCGAGATGCCGGTTCTGGAGCGACAGACGCTCGAGGAGATGCGGAGGGACAGAAAACAGCTGTCCAAGGTGCAACCACCCGTTCCCCTCAACGATGCGATGTGCATGGGCATGACCTCGTCGTCGGATCTCGTCAAGATAGAGCTGAAG GAAAACGACAAGATCACCGAGGTGGACACATTCTGGTCCAGCGCCTGCGACAAGTTCATGGAGCAGCTGCGCACGGGGGATGTGATGAAGAAGCGTGGTCGCAAGAAGAAGACTAGCTGCACGACGACGCCGAAGCTGGACGACACAGGCAACGACAGTAGCAAAGAGTCCGACGCCAACACGTCTCAGATCAAGCCTGAGGACATAAAGAAGGAGCTGCAGGACGTGGAGTCGCCCCTAGACAGCAAAGTCGAGTCCCCCGAAGCCAGCAAGGAGGACGATAGTTTATTAACGAAGGATATCAAGGTAGAGGTGAAGGAGGAGCCGGAAGCCAgcaaagaggaggaggagaagaactCGTGCGACGGTTCGGATGAGGAAGTTCCCCTGATCCGACGAGCGAAGAAGAAGGTGAAGAAAGAGGACAGCGACTGCGAGGAGGAGAGTATTTGCAGGAAGAGAAGAGTGCGTCGAGGAAGCAGGATCAAGTTGGTGTCGTCGAGTGGCAGTGAGTCCTCCAGCGAAGAGAGCGACGCCAGCACGGAATTTGGCAACGGTTCCTCGGTGGCAGACAGGCTACGAGCGAGGAAACGTTCAACGAACAACAATGGAGAGCCGGAGGGAATGAAGCTGCGATCGAGAGACGCGACGCCGATGAAGTCAAAAGCGGATAAGGAGTCGAAGTGCTCGACTGCGAAGACCACCGCGACGTCGCAGAAGGGTAAACCGAAGCCCCTGTTCGGCGATGGCAGCGACTTCAGGCCCGGTTGGGAAGAGGAAGTGTACGTGTACAAGAAATCCCTGAGAATGCCACCGAGACTGATCACGGTGTCAAAGCCGTCGAGGTTTCACCGGTTGTCCACCTCGTTGCCGGACTTGGACCCAGGCTCCCCGGCCCTCTCCGTCTCCATGGACAGCTCCGACGTGTGCCTGAGCAGGAAAAAGCTCGTGGACAGCGACGTGGAGTCCAATTACAGTTTCAGCATCACGGGGCTCGGGGCTGGGAGCAAGATCGACGACGAAGAGGCCACCTCGTCCACGACGATCTCGTGCCCCCCGAAGGCCATCAAGTACACGAAATCGGAGAGCAGCTCCATCGTGGACGTACTCGCGCAGAAGGTGGGAACCAGCAAGAAGGAGCAAAAGAGGAAGCAGAAAGAGAAATCGGGTGACAAAGTGGGGAGCAAGCTGCCTCAGAAGGGCAGCAACGAGCCAGAGCTGCTTCCGACTCCGAGCCTGACGCCTCTCTTAGAGCCGTCAAAATTGCCGAAGGGCAAGTCGCCGATGAAGGACAGCAAGTCCCTCAAGCCCATCAAGGTGACGGATTCGTTCCTGCTCGGCTACTTTCGTAAAGAAACGGTGAACAATTTCCGGGACACGTTCAAGAACAACCACGCGCTGCCCAACGAGTTCTCCACGCTGGTCCTCAAGAGCAGAACGAGGACGGAGACGCGAGTCCTGAAGAAACAGGCGACGATCAGGGAGGTGTTCGGCGAGGATAGGCCAGCCTCGGCTCCTCCTATGCAGAATCACGACGACACCTCGCAGGATGACGATTCGCAGAACGAAACGCCGGAGAACACGCTGGGCAAGGTGAGGACGTTGAAGCAGAAGGTGGTATCACGGCTGAAGAGCGCTGGGATACTGAGGAGGCACAAGGCGATCCTGACCTCGAAGCGCCACCTCCTGATCGCCAAAAGACAGGAAGATTTGCTCAAGTCCTTGGCCGAGAAGAAGATGCAACGGTTGAAGACGGAAGCGGACGACGAGGCGGCGCAGGAGGAAACGAACGACGTCCAGGGGGCGGAGAACAACGAGTTCGACGACGAGACCATCGAGTCGGAGGTTCCTAGCAAGAAGAAGTTGAAGCTTCGTACGAGCAGGCGGAAGTTTCGCTCCGGATTCGACTACATACGCAAGAAGAAGAAACCTTTGAAGAAGGACGAATCGCTGCCGAAGGAAAAAAAGAGG CAAGTGTTGGCGAGGCCCAGTCCAGAGTGCGTTGCGGATATCcaatcagaaatcagaacaTGGGTGATCAAGAAAGGCGTCGGTGAGACGATGCTACATCGCGCTGCCAGACTCGGTTACACG GACGTCACGGCGTACTGCTTGGAGAAACTGAACAGCGCGCCTAGCCCCAAAGACAACGCAGGGTACACGCCGCTTCACGAGGCGTGTTCCAAGGGCCACCTCGAGATCGCGAAGCTGTTGCTCGCTTACGGAGCAAACGCCAGCGAGAGTGCCAACGGTGGAATAAG GCCGCTTCACGAAGCAGCGGAGAACGGTGCTACGGAACTTGTACGCCTGTTACTGTCATACGGGGCTGATCCTCTGTTAGCCACCTATTCAGGTCAGACTCCATTGATGTTGGCCGCAGACACGGACGCCTACTCCATACTGGAGCAGCATTTAGACGACATTCAGGGTCGCACCAGCACGCAATGGTCCTTCGGCGGCCCGTCTTCAGTCTTCG ACCCAGAGGAAACTGGCTACAACCCCCTCGACAACCCCCCGATGGACAGTCCCGAGCCAGAGCTAGACGAAATCGAGATGGAAGTGAGCGACGTGAGCCTACCGGTCCTCTTCTCCCTGACCAACGACCCAGACAAGTGGGTGTTGCTTCAGGACCTGATGGCGGCGCTGAGGATAAAGAGCAGGGACGCGCTGCTGCGCCAGGTGAACCCAAAGGCGCACGCTGGCCCGCCAGCGATCGCCCATCGCGACGTCATGAGAGAGTTGAAGCTGCAGGACTTCCTGGAGCAGTCCCGCTGCTGCCACTTGCTCAGCGGGGGGGAAAGGATCAATGTGAGGGGCTCGAAGGTCACCCTGATCAAGTACAACGACAAAGTGAGGTCCTTGTTGAACGTGGAGAAGGTGGTGATCAGCCTCAGGTGA